In one Nocardioides sp. NBC_00368 genomic region, the following are encoded:
- a CDS encoding SDR family oxidoreductase, with product MSRFEGRTAIITGASRGIGLGIAQRLVEEGAKVVITARKPEALAEAVEGLGGKEVALGIAGKADDPAHQEEVVKAAIDTFGSADLLVNNAGINPKAGGLIDMDRESARKTVEVNCLSPIGWTQQVWRQWMSEHGGAVVNISSVAGLAPTPLIATYGASKAMLSYITQELSVELGPKVRVNAILPAVVKTKFAELLYEGREAEVSAAYPLKRLGVPEDIAGVASFLLSEDAGWMTGQLVTVDGGLTLAGGRV from the coding sequence ATGTCGAGGTTCGAGGGACGTACGGCGATCATCACCGGGGCCAGCCGGGGCATCGGGCTGGGTATCGCCCAGCGGCTGGTGGAGGAGGGTGCGAAGGTCGTCATCACGGCGCGCAAGCCCGAGGCGCTGGCGGAGGCGGTCGAGGGCCTCGGTGGCAAGGAGGTCGCCCTCGGCATCGCCGGCAAGGCCGACGACCCGGCCCACCAGGAGGAGGTCGTCAAGGCGGCGATCGACACCTTCGGCAGCGCGGACCTGCTGGTCAACAACGCCGGCATCAACCCGAAGGCCGGCGGCCTGATCGACATGGACCGCGAGTCGGCACGCAAGACCGTCGAGGTCAACTGCCTCTCGCCGATCGGCTGGACCCAGCAGGTCTGGCGGCAGTGGATGTCCGAGCACGGCGGCGCGGTCGTCAACATCTCCTCGGTGGCCGGCCTGGCCCCGACGCCCCTGATCGCGACGTACGGCGCGAGCAAGGCGATGCTCAGCTACATCACCCAGGAGCTCTCGGTCGAGCTCGGCCCGAAGGTGCGCGTCAACGCGATCCTCCCGGCGGTCGTGAAGACCAAGTTCGCCGAGCTCCTCTACGAGGGCCGCGAGGCCGAGGTCTCGGCGGCCTACCCGCTCAAGCGCCTCGGCGTACCCGAGGACATCGCCGGCGTCGCCTCCTTCCTCCTCTCCGAGGACGCCGGCTGGATGACCGGCCAGCTCGTCACCGTCGACGGCGGCCTCACCCTCGCCGGCGGTCGCGTCTGA